The DNA region GCCGGCCTCTTTCTGCAATAAAATAGCTGGCATAAATTTCAGTTTATcaaatctttaaatcatccatTCTAATATTACAACGTTCACTGATCCCCTTTGAAaacattacatccactcatccGATATTACAACGTCTAATGAAAACATTACATTCGTTTCAATTGATCAAATCATCAGTGATCCCCTTTTTTGCTATATCATATAAACATGCATTAAACAACCACTAACAATTGTTTCAATAAAATCGTAATTAACGGTGAAATAGACATAGtaattaacggatgtatgaaattacAATAAAAGCGTAAGTTTGTGTACGACATTGCAATGTTTTAAATATGAGATATGAGTTTGCAATTACAATTACACTCAAATTTGAGGATGCAAAATGTAATTTATAGCATTACTCACAAATTGTAAGAGCATGTCTAACAGAGATTACAGAGAACACacctctattaaaaaaaatgtgtcaTCGAAATTTTGTATGTGTAAATAACATTGCTTCACAAATTATTAGAACATATCGTGTAGTCTTATAGAAGTAGAAAATGTATGGGGCCCAGCTTGGGTACTACGTggttttaataaaattatttaaattatttatttttaatctcaactattcattttcaataacattaatattacgtagtattaaaaaaaaaaaaaaacttacggTGTGTTTCACGTATGTCCAAAACTATATCCGATCATAAAACGGACCGAGAGAGTTCTCGTCCGAAGACAGAACCGGATAACGGGATGGGCTGGACCTTGGTTGTTACTTTAACCCATTTACAATTGGCCCAATCCTCCTATAAATTGTCAGAGGCGCGTCGTCCCGCTCGCTTTTAACACATCTGTAAGCTTCTCCAATCTCAAATCCATGGAGGCTGCTCTCCAATCAAACCCTAACCTTCCTCCTCCAATCGAATCCCTAGATCCTCACCCTCCTCATTCCGATTTCAATCCTCCTCCCCCTGCAGAAACCCTAGCCTCAGATTCTAATGGCCCGTCTCAACCGCCGCCCACCGAAACCCTAGCTTCCTATGCTCAAGACTCCTCCACGAATCCCAAGACCGCTGCTGAGAACGGTAATTCGACTAACGCCTGCAAGgcgcttgctattatgaagccGCTGTTGTCGGAAAACGGATTGACCAATACCACTAGCGGCAACGAAAAGGATGGCTCGGGCGGGGAGGAGGATACGACTAGCAGGCGCCGCCGCCGCAGCCGGTGGGATCCTCAGCCCGAGTCGGACAATCAGAGTGGTGGTGGCGAGACAGGCAGTGGCACGAGGAAGAGGAAGTCGCGGTGGGCGGATGAGGAGCCGAAGCAGGCGATTCAGCTGCCGGATTTCATGGGAGGTATTGAGTTTGATCCAGAAATTCAAGCTTTGAATAGTAGGTTGCTTGAGATTAGTCGAATGCTGTCATCGGGGTTGCCCTTAGATGATCGTCCCGAAGGGGCCAGGTCTCCTTCGCCGGAACCGATATATGATAACATGGGAATTAGGATTAATACTAGAGAGTTCCGTGCCCGTGAGAGGTTGAACAAAGAGAGACAGGAAATTATTGCCCAGATTATTAAGAGGAACCCAGCATTTAAGCCCCCGGCTGATTACAGGCCACCCAAGCTTCACAAGAAGCTTTACATACCGATGAAGGAATATCCCGGATACAATTTTATCGGACTTATCATTGGGCCGAGGGGTAATACCCAGAAGAGGATGGAGAAAGAAACTGGTGCAAAAATTGTCATTAGGGGTAAAGGTTCGGTGAAAGAGGGTAGGTCACAACAGAAGAGGGATTTGAAACCTGACCCTTCCGAGAATGAGGACTTGCATGTTTTGGTTGAGGCCGATACACAAGACGCTCTTGATGCCGCGGCTGGAATGGTGGAGAAACTCTTGCAGCCTGTCGATGAGGTGTTGAATGAGCATAAGAGGCAACAACTTAGGGAACTTGCGTCATTGAACGGGACAATAAGGGATGAGGAGTATTGTAGGTTGTGTGGGGAGCCGGGGCACCGGCAGTATGCTTGTCCATCACGTACTTCAACCTTCAAGAGCGATGTTCTTTGTAAGATATGTGGTGATGGTGGGCATCCAACCATTGATTGCCCAGTGAAGGGTACAACTGGGAAGAAAATGGATGATGAGTATCAGAACTTCTTAGCTGAGTTAGGGGGGACTGTTCCTGAATCTGCAACTAAGCAGACCGCTACATTGGCACTTGGCCCAGGCAACAGTACATCAAGCAATCCTCCTTGGGCTAACAGTACTGGCAGTGCTAGTGCATCATCACATCCAGGCTTGGGATCAATTGGAGTCAAGCCAGTCAAGGACTATGACGAGACAAACTTGTACATTGGATACTTGCCGCCTACTTTTGATGATGATGGTTTGATCCGATTGTTTTCACCATTTGGTGATATTGTGATGGCCAAAGTTATCAAGGACCGAGTTACTGGAGCGAGTAAAGGTTATGGTTTTGTGAAGTACGGAGATGTTCAAATGGCTAATAATGCAATTGCAAGCATGAATGGTTATCGCCTAGACCAGCGAACCATTGCTGTCAGAGTTGCTGGCAAGCCTCCTCAGCCTGCTGCGCCTCCTGGACCTCCAGCATCGGCACTGCCCACATACCCGGTTCCCCAGCCTGTTGGTGCCTATCCATCCCAGCAGTTTACCGCAGGTGGCCCTCTTGGGAATGCTCCACCTACTAGCTACGTGGGTACTCCTGTTCCTTGGGGACCCCCTGTTCCTCCTCCTTATGCTCCTTATGCTCCACCTCCTCCACATCCCCCTGGTTCAACCATGTATCCTCCTCCCATGCCGGGTCAACATATGGCTCCTTATGGTGCACGATACCCTCCTCCACCTGGGGCACCACCTCAACCGGTGACTTCAAGTGAAGCACAACAGAATTATCCCCCTCCAGGAGTTCAATCCGAACACAATATCTCTAACCAATCCCTACAATCTAATATGTATGGTGGCTCCTCAGCACCAATGCCACCAAACGGCCAACACACTTATCCTGCTGCTTCGTATGGTTACTCATCTTACTACAATGCAGCTCCACCACCTCCGCCTCCCCCCGCCCATGTACCTGGATCAACTGCGGACCAATCTCAGAACATTGGTAACGTTCCATGGGCCACGAGTGCTCCGGTTCCCCCTCATGCTTCTTCTGCGGAAAGGACAACTTACGGTGCAGATGCAGAGTATGAGAAGTTCATGTCAGAAATGAAATGATACCTCCAAGCTGATAGGTATGCACTGCACATTTTTGCTTCATTTCTGGTTATACAAATTATGTTTTGGTATTTTGAGTTGTTGGGTTGCTTGGATATTTGGTCCAGGGCatttcatttttacaaaaatatcAACCTGTGTCAATATACAGAAATTAATACTCAGCACTGCAACTAGAGACCATCATacacaaggttctaaaagacgctaggcgctagttgggCGGCATGCtgaggcctagcgcctaggcggctaggcgagCGTCTAGGCAGATTTAAGTAGATCTATTacatttcatgtaaataagtgtcggtttattaaaatatatataattttatcataaactacaaagtagaatgacatatatattatgaagtattggaacataatgaaaatatatgaacaagcctataatgtgtgttcatttaagtattcaacaagtctcttacaggtgctaggcggggatttttagaacaatgattATACATTAGACTCACAAGGATTTTAACTTGCTGTCTCTTGCTTCCTTCTGCTGCTTATGTGAGTGATGTAGGACGAAAAAGAGCTTTGGGTTTCTCACTTTTTATTGGGGCGGGTGAACGATGTGTACTGTTTATTAATTTACTTATAATTTCCCACTTTTTATTTTACACCGGGACTTTCACTTGGTCTTTTGTATATATGAAGGTTGTTTACAGAAACAGATGATCATGCCATCGTTGTCAGTATGTGATTCCCCAGGAATGTTCTGGATATCTATCCTGGCTTCTGTTCAATGTTTTATATGGTTCTATTTTTCTTGAATTATGGCACTGGTTTATACTATTGCGTGATGGAGGCTAACGCAAGCCTTCTTTTCCAAACCATTTGCATGGAATGAAGAAAAATGTGCattttttgtgtttaatttaattaccCAAAAAGCTTGTTGTGCAGGGATGATCTTCAAAGTCGCATGGCTAGGATTACATTTTATAGTTTCCATTCTTATGTTGAGGGGCACAGATATCTGATTTTTCTATATTATGCTGCGTAAGTCATTTATATCTTGTTTTTGCAGTACTTGACCCTTCTCCGTTGCcattatgtaaaattttgacaGGACTGATGTTTCTTGGAGCTCTTGTGAACCGATTTCTTACCTCTTGCCATGACTTTGTTGAAGTTTGGGACTCACATCTTTAACCTTGCTGTAATGTTATGACCTTTGCAGAGACTTGGGCTGGAACTTCCATTGATCGTTTCGTGTTGGAGAAGTCATCTTTAAACAATATGATTCATATTATTTTGGGTGCTTATGTTGGAcgtaattttgttatttttctggTTACTTTTCTCTTACAAATTCTAGCTACTAATTTTCTCCTTGTTGAAATTTTGTCTGAACGTCCATTATTTGGTACTAATGTTTTGTGATGTTATGTTGGGTTGGGTTGCATAACTAGCTTTGTTGCTTTGCCTAACGGTTTTCCCTCTCTAGTTTGTATTGTAATCCAATTTTTTACCTTAAGGACCCTAAGTTTTTCCGCCTGCCGTGGTTTCTGAAGCTGCTTCAGTGATGCATTATCTTTCCATTGAAAAGGTAATCATGCCTTGCAACTCAAGGCATTCTTGGTAGGTGGAAGATAATGTTATGTTTTATTCATATTATCTGTGTTTTCATATAACAATGTGATATTGATGTTCTTTTCTAGTTTTACATTGGCAGGTAAAAGAAATCATTCATGTATGTATTGGTTATCACTTGTTTTTGAATATCCAGAGTTTTGGTTCTGTCTTTGACACTTGTTTTGGCATCTTAGTAAAACTAACCCTGATCATAACCTAAATTGTCCAGTCTTGAGTGTTGCTATGATATGTTAGAGGACCTGAGGTAGAAAGCGGTCCGTTTCGGCGAGTTTGAATATGCTAGGTGGTGAGGATTACTTTTACAATGTATTTCGTTATCTAATTTCTTCAAAGTGGTGGTGTTACTAGGTTTGCCAGATCCTCATGGATGAAGCCACTAGGTACATAACAGCATGCTTATATTCTTCTATCGAGTTCAATCATCGTTCCTAGGTGTCGCCCCGCTTTTGAGCTTTGATTGTGAAGGAGGAAAAGAACCTGTGTAACTTGTTAGAAATAGTCCCAATTGTGATTGTGATTCTGGGTACTGTACATTTCCGGCAATACTAACCAGTTTCTAACACTTGTTCCTTCACACCTCGTTTTGTTATTTCATTGTGTTGAATTGGCCCTTCCATTTCTCACTCTTACCATGCATGTACTGGCTTCCCTTTGAAGCCTTGGAGGGAGAGGTTGGTTCGGTGGGGGATTAGATATGGGGTGGTGGTTGCCGGGGGGCGGGGGTTCTGGCGCACCGGGAGGGGAAGAGGCGAAAACACGGGCTCGggggttctttttttttatttttttttcaatttttacccGGTCGTAGCAAAAACCCACCGTCCAGATCAATCTAAGGGCAATGGTAGAATGTGTTTGTTGACAAGTGCACAAGAAAAATCGCTTATGCTCCATCTCCATCTTTaacacaaaaaattgaaatatcaGACAGGCTCTTCAACAAGTGGTTCTTTGATATGTGCCAAAACTTGAAAGTGCTTGTTGTGGTAATGAATGAGATTGGGCACTATGTGTTAACTGTACAGCTGTGTCTAAACTAAATGACATTTTACAATTGGAATTTTAATCAATGTGAGAACGACGAGCGGTTTATATGGTTGGTAACACTCGACAAAAGCGATAATCTAAACTATTGTGATTTGTGGAGAGGGGAATATGGACTGGTATTTGTAGACTTGGCCAAATGGGTCTCGTATCGTGGCATGCTAAAACATTACTATTAGCCCTCACATTAGCCTCGTTTCTAAATTATTTCGAAATAATAGGTGCAGTGTTGGCAAAATGCATGTAACAAAAAATGATCTAGGAAAAGTAGATCCCAAagccttaaatttttttttttggaaattacaACATGGTAGGCAATTATATATGAAGGGTTCTTATTAGTAATAACATGTTCACTGATTGAGCAGCAAATTTACATAGGTTATTGCCAATAAGAAAGCTTGCAAATAATTCAGCTCTACTTTTGAACATGTTCTTACGGGTAAGAACACGTTTATATATGAGTACCATCATGTTTTGTACTAATTTctgaaaaatataattttggCCCCGGTCTACTCTTTCTTAgatctttttaaaaaaaatattccaaaaTAGTAGGTAAAGTGTTAGAAAAATGCATGTCATAACAACGCTCACGAATTGTCTACAAAATGTATGG from Malus domestica chromosome 01, GDT2T_hap1 includes:
- the LOC114825014 gene encoding splicing factor-like protein 1, with the translated sequence MEAALQSNPNLPPPIESLDPHPPHSDFNPPPPAETLASDSNGPSQPPPTETLASYAQDSSTNPKTAAENGNSTNACKALAIMKPLLSENGLTNTTSGNEKDGSGGEEDTTSRRRRRSRWDPQPESDNQSGGGETGSGTRKRKSRWADEEPKQAIQLPDFMGGIEFDPEIQALNSRLLEISRMLSSGLPLDDRPEGARSPSPEPIYDNMGIRINTREFRARERLNKERQEIIAQIIKRNPAFKPPADYRPPKLHKKLYIPMKEYPGYNFIGLIIGPRGNTQKRMEKETGAKIVIRGKGSVKEGRSQQKRDLKPDPSENEDLHVLVEADTQDALDAAAGMVEKLLQPVDEVLNEHKRQQLRELASLNGTIRDEEYCRLCGEPGHRQYACPSRTSTFKSDVLCKICGDGGHPTIDCPVKGTTGKKMDDEYQNFLAELGGTVPESATKQTATLALGPGNSTSSNPPWANSTGSASASSHPGLGSIGVKPVKDYDETNLYIGYLPPTFDDDGLIRLFSPFGDIVMAKVIKDRVTGASKGYGFVKYGDVQMANNAIASMNGYRLDQRTIAVRVAGKPPQPAAPPGPPASALPTYPVPQPVGAYPSQQFTAGGPLGNAPPTSYVGTPVPWGPPVPPPYAPYAPPPPHPPGSTMYPPPMPGQHMAPYGARYPPPPGAPPQPVTSSEAQQNYPPPGVQSEHNISNQSLQSNMYGGSSAPMPPNGQHTYPAASYGYSSYYNAAPPPPPPPAHVPGSTADQSQNIGNVPWATSAPVPPHASSAERTTYGADAEYEKFMSEMK